Proteins from one Mytilus galloprovincialis chromosome 11, xbMytGall1.hap1.1, whole genome shotgun sequence genomic window:
- the LOC143052556 gene encoding uncharacterized protein LOC143052556 isoform X1 — MTVLGRLLLFVFFISFVSAFLLDDKTPPPNNGLSDKHYIAVIELLGEETKARQNLEVAVSQLHRDLVTKTSNIAAFQDQTNLILDLTSKLQNMENKTDVLEQKYQQVKLENAAIQQSHVTLQQELFIIKNNYSALQQIYSGVERNYSKLLSQHDQLIQKLSVHENQSAEIVKEITTLKHLKAIDQLQDISVLQAETQTLKNQVHSLTSNQAARGQDFLALYNQTLAFRSDALVTAKLSKLNNESLKEVMQNLKTDNQTASQMINNIILTMHNLTNQTTNQLKKQMDSEIKRLEQEMADENMARGTTYVRWSRKQCPNNRTELVYSGYTGGGRYTETGSAAEPVCLPKNPDFVKTSGGDNGRIYGAEFEGNEFGSNSNYQDVPCAVCRVNQASSIIMIPGKNKCYTG; from the exons ATGACGGTCTTAGGTCGtcttttactttttgtattttttatttcatttgtaagTGCTTTTCTACTGGATGACAAAACTCCGCCACCAAATAACGGGTTATCGGACAAGCATTATATAGCAGTGATAGAATTGCTCGGTGAGGAAACTAAGGCCAGACAAAATCTAGAAGTTGCAGTGTCACAGTTACACAGAGACCTTGTCACCAAAACGTCTAATATTGCTGCTTTTCAAGATCAAACCAATCTCATTCTAGATTTAAcaagtaaattacaaaatatggaaaataaaacAGACGTACTGGAGCAAAAATATCAACAAGTGAAACTTGAAAACGCTGCTATCCAACAGAGTCATGTAACTCTTCAACAGGAATTGTTCATCATCAAGAACAATTATTCAGCTCTGCAGCAAATTTATTCAGGTGTAGAAAGGAATTATTCAAAGTTGCTGTCGCAGCATGATCAACTGATCCAAAAACTCTCAGTGCACGAAAACCAGTCTGCCGAAATAGTAAAAGAAATAACTACTCTGAAACATTTAAAAGCTATTGATCAGCTTCAAGATATTAGTGTTTTGCAAGCtgaaacacaaacattgaagaaTCAAGTTCACTCTTTGACTTCAAACCAAGCCGCACGAGGACAGGACTTTCTTGCACTCTACAATCAAACCTTAGCGTTTCGTTCGGACGCTCTTGTTACTGCAAAACTGTCTAAACTCAACAATGAATCTTTGAAAGAGGTCATGCAAAATCTCAAAACGG ACAATCAGACAGCAAGCCAAATGATCAACAACATTATTTTAACAATGCATAACTTGA CTAATCAAacaacaaatcaattaaaaaaacaaatggatAGTGAAATAAAACGCTTAGAACAAGAAATGGCTGACGAGAATATGG CTCGTGGTACTACATATGTGCGATGGTCCCGGAAACAGTGTCCTAATAACAGAACAGAGTTAGTTTACTCAG GATATACAGGAGGAGGACGTTACACTGAAACAGGGTCAGCAGCAGAACCAGTCTGTCTACCAAAAAATCCTGACTTCGTCAAAACTAGTGGTGGAGACAATGGTCGTATATATGGAGCAGAATTTGAAGGTAATGAGTTTGGTTCAAACAGTAATTACCAAGACGTACCATGTGCTGTCTGTAGAGTGAATCAGGCATCCAGCATTATAATGATACCGGGGAAGAACAAGTGCTACACAGGATAG
- the LOC143052556 gene encoding uncharacterized protein LOC143052556 isoform X2, whose amino-acid sequence MTVLGRLLLFVFFISFVSAFLLDDKTPPPNNGLSDKHYIAVIELLGEETKARQNLEVAVSQLHRDLVTKTSNIAAFQDQTNLILDLTSKLQNMENKTDVLEQKYQQVKLENAAIQQSHVTLQQELFIIKNNYSALQQIYSGVERNYSKLLSQHDQLIQKLSVHENQSAEIVKEITTLKHLKAIDQLQDISVLQAETQTLKNQVHSLTSNQAARGQDFLALYNQTLAFRSDALVTAKLSKLNNESLKEVMQNLKTANQTTNQLKKQMDSEIKRLEQEMADENMARGTTYVRWSRKQCPNNRTELVYSGYTGGGRYTETGSAAEPVCLPKNPDFVKTSGGDNGRIYGAEFEGNEFGSNSNYQDVPCAVCRVNQASSIIMIPGKNKCYTG is encoded by the exons ATGACGGTCTTAGGTCGtcttttactttttgtattttttatttcatttgtaagTGCTTTTCTACTGGATGACAAAACTCCGCCACCAAATAACGGGTTATCGGACAAGCATTATATAGCAGTGATAGAATTGCTCGGTGAGGAAACTAAGGCCAGACAAAATCTAGAAGTTGCAGTGTCACAGTTACACAGAGACCTTGTCACCAAAACGTCTAATATTGCTGCTTTTCAAGATCAAACCAATCTCATTCTAGATTTAAcaagtaaattacaaaatatggaaaataaaacAGACGTACTGGAGCAAAAATATCAACAAGTGAAACTTGAAAACGCTGCTATCCAACAGAGTCATGTAACTCTTCAACAGGAATTGTTCATCATCAAGAACAATTATTCAGCTCTGCAGCAAATTTATTCAGGTGTAGAAAGGAATTATTCAAAGTTGCTGTCGCAGCATGATCAACTGATCCAAAAACTCTCAGTGCACGAAAACCAGTCTGCCGAAATAGTAAAAGAAATAACTACTCTGAAACATTTAAAAGCTATTGATCAGCTTCAAGATATTAGTGTTTTGCAAGCtgaaacacaaacattgaagaaTCAAGTTCACTCTTTGACTTCAAACCAAGCCGCACGAGGACAGGACTTTCTTGCACTCTACAATCAAACCTTAGCGTTTCGTTCGGACGCTCTTGTTACTGCAAAACTGTCTAAACTCAACAATGAATCTTTGAAAGAGGTCATGCAAAATCTCAAAACGG CTAATCAAacaacaaatcaattaaaaaaacaaatggatAGTGAAATAAAACGCTTAGAACAAGAAATGGCTGACGAGAATATGG CTCGTGGTACTACATATGTGCGATGGTCCCGGAAACAGTGTCCTAATAACAGAACAGAGTTAGTTTACTCAG GATATACAGGAGGAGGACGTTACACTGAAACAGGGTCAGCAGCAGAACCAGTCTGTCTACCAAAAAATCCTGACTTCGTCAAAACTAGTGGTGGAGACAATGGTCGTATATATGGAGCAGAATTTGAAGGTAATGAGTTTGGTTCAAACAGTAATTACCAAGACGTACCATGTGCTGTCTGTAGAGTGAATCAGGCATCCAGCATTATAATGATACCGGGGAAGAACAAGTGCTACACAGGATAG